A genomic region of Nostoc sp. UHCC 0702 contains the following coding sequences:
- a CDS encoding MCE family protein translates to MRDIITNRFVSRRTLREGSVGLFVLLGLGTFVLLFLWLNRITSARSSYKAIVEFVNAGGMQKGSSVRYRGVKVGNISQIQPRANAVDVVIEITSPDLIIPSNVTVEANQSGLISESIIDITPKTSLSTEAITGKPLDKNCNSSLIICDGSRLKGQIGISVDELIRSTTDLATRFSDPVFYQRVNRVLESSTAAASGIAALSQDFQTLSKSFERQLGTFSATANSVQRATNQLTASSTKTLDQLGATAGQFSTTASQANRLLNNLDNLVTTNRSSLVGALNNITETSNQLRVTVTSLSPAVNRLTQGELLKNFETLSANAAQASANLRDASQSLSDPKNIVLLQQTLDSARLTFENTQKITSDLDELTGDPTFRQNLRQLVNGLSGLVSSTQQMQEQVKVAATLESMKAAVVNEQKTIITSPAPTKQVISNQKPLPTYTINPSSVAVETAEKQPEPTASPVTTISSQEKLLQKLRQYGNERKQAK, encoded by the coding sequence ATGCGAGATATCATAACAAACCGCTTCGTATCTAGGCGAACATTGAGAGAAGGTTCAGTAGGCTTGTTTGTGCTGCTGGGACTGGGGACATTTGTGTTGCTTTTTCTATGGTTAAATAGAATTACCTCTGCTCGTAGTTCATATAAAGCTATTGTTGAATTTGTCAACGCTGGGGGGATGCAAAAAGGCTCGTCAGTTCGCTATCGTGGCGTGAAAGTAGGAAATATTTCTCAAATTCAACCAAGGGCAAATGCTGTTGATGTGGTAATTGAAATTACTTCCCCAGATCTGATCATACCCAGTAATGTCACAGTTGAAGCTAATCAAAGCGGACTAATTAGTGAAAGCATTATCGACATTACACCGAAAACCTCACTATCTACAGAAGCTATAACCGGCAAACCACTAGACAAAAATTGTAATTCTAGCCTCATCATTTGTGATGGTTCTCGGTTAAAAGGTCAGATTGGCATTAGTGTTGATGAACTGATTCGCAGTACAACCGATTTAGCTACTAGATTTAGTGACCCCGTATTTTATCAAAGAGTCAATAGAGTCCTGGAAAGTTCAACAGCAGCAGCTTCCGGAATTGCAGCACTTAGTCAAGATTTCCAAACTTTGAGCAAGAGTTTTGAACGACAGCTAGGCACATTTTCAGCCACGGCTAATTCGGTGCAACGAGCAACAAATCAACTGACTGCATCCAGTACTAAAACTTTAGATCAATTAGGTGCCACCGCAGGCCAATTTAGTACAACAGCAAGTCAAGCTAATCGTCTGCTAAATAACCTAGATAACCTAGTAACTACAAATCGTTCTTCGCTGGTTGGGGCTTTGAATAATATCACTGAAACCAGCAATCAACTACGCGTGACAGTCACTAGCTTATCACCTGCTGTTAATCGATTGACTCAAGGAGAATTACTCAAAAATTTTGAAACTCTTTCGGCAAATGCAGCGCAAGCCTCTGCTAATTTACGAGATGCTTCTCAAAGCTTAAGCGATCCAAAAAATATAGTTTTACTGCAACAAACCTTAGATTCAGCAAGACTAACGTTTGAAAACACCCAAAAAATTACGTCAGATTTAGATGAATTGACAGGCGACCCAACTTTTCGCCAAAATCTACGCCAATTGGTAAATGGCCTTAGTGGTTTAGTGTCTTCTACACAGCAGATGCAGGAACAAGTAAAGGTTGCTGCTACCCTAGAATCAATGAAAGCTGCTGTTGTTAATGAACAAAAGACTATTATTACCAGCCCAGCACCAACTAAACAAGTTATATCTAACCAAAAACCCCTACCTACCTACACAATAAATCCTTCATCTGTTGCTGTTGAAACTGCCGAAAAACAGCCTGAACCTACCGCTAGTCCAGTTACTACTATTTCATCCCAAGAAAAGCTCTTGCAAAAGTTGCGACAGTATGGTAATGAGCGGAAACAAGCGAAGTAG
- a CDS encoding pentapeptide repeat-containing protein — translation MIHQPSKEILAALKAGQAVNQEDFYRFDFSSLELQKANLKQANLIGVNLSQADLTQADLSEADLRGADLSRAILKNANLQGAYLYRANLSGADLSDANLDGAKLQVSRYDSHTIFPEGFAYKTSGAIGPGANLNGAALNTANLRNADLQGATLLGAYLGGADLTGANLKGAKLSNADLRKAFLTGAYLRNARLNRANLAYVDLRAADLTNIEFEQLESIAGADFTKVQGLSEQQRSRLLSYSTEELDTWNSFTRTTTRASLENE, via the coding sequence ATGATCCACCAACCATCAAAAGAAATTTTAGCTGCCCTCAAAGCAGGGCAAGCTGTCAATCAAGAAGACTTTTACCGATTCGACTTCAGCAGTCTTGAGCTACAAAAAGCAAATTTGAAGCAAGCTAATTTAATTGGAGTTAATCTTAGTCAAGCAGATTTGACTCAAGCCGATCTCAGCGAAGCTGATTTACGAGGAGCAGACCTGAGTAGAGCAATTTTGAAGAACGCCAATTTACAGGGAGCTTATTTATACCGAGCAAACCTGAGTGGAGCAGATCTCAGCGATGCCAATTTAGACGGAGCGAAGCTCCAAGTTTCCCGTTATGATAGTCATACCATTTTTCCGGAAGGATTTGCATACAAAACCTCAGGAGCGATCGGGCCGGGTGCTAACCTCAATGGTGCTGCTCTTAACACTGCTAATTTGCGGAATGCGGATTTGCAGGGTGCGACTTTGCTAGGAGCGTACCTTGGTGGCGCTGATTTGACAGGAGCAAATTTAAAAGGTGCTAAACTCAGCAATGCCGATTTGCGGAAAGCTTTTTTAACTGGGGCTTACTTGCGAAATGCTAGGTTAAATAGGGCGAATCTGGCATATGTTGATTTACGGGCAGCTGACCTGACTAACATTGAGTTTGAGCAGCTAGAAAGCATTGCTGGGGCAGATTTTACTAAAGTGCAGGGACTCAGTGAACAACAGCGATCGCGCCTACTCAGCTACTCTACAGAAGAGTTGGATACTTGGAATTCATTTACGCGCACAACCACGCGGGCAAGTTTAGAAAACGAATAG
- a CDS encoding ABC transporter ATP-binding protein: MTEPLIELKGVSKTFGSNKVLDNVDLTIYRGEALGIIGPSGTGKSTILRVIAGLLNPDEGEIYIQGVRREGLIEDQVDPVSIGMVFQQAALFDSLTVNENVGFLLYQHSKLPRSRIHELVKEKLEMVGLSEIGNLYPSELSGGMRKRVSFARAIMSNPDNPKDSPEVLLYDEPTAGLDPIASTVIEDLICHLQIAQGVCSTYAIVTHQDSTIRRTADRLVFLYQGKVQWQGTVSEIDSTDHPLIKQFMSGSVQGPIQVVG, from the coding sequence ATGACTGAACCACTAATTGAACTCAAAGGCGTTTCTAAGACCTTTGGTAGCAATAAAGTTTTAGATAACGTGGACTTGACAATTTACCGGGGAGAAGCACTGGGGATTATTGGCCCTTCAGGAACCGGGAAATCAACGATTTTGCGGGTGATAGCCGGCTTGTTGAATCCTGATGAAGGAGAAATTTACATTCAAGGAGTGCGGCGAGAAGGGTTGATTGAGGATCAAGTTGATCCGGTTAGTATCGGTATGGTATTTCAACAGGCTGCATTATTTGATTCGTTGACAGTGAACGAGAATGTAGGGTTTTTATTGTATCAACATTCCAAGTTACCGCGATCGCGCATTCATGAACTAGTTAAAGAAAAATTAGAAATGGTAGGTTTATCAGAAATAGGTAATCTCTACCCATCTGAACTTTCTGGAGGAATGCGAAAGCGAGTCAGTTTTGCCCGCGCGATTATGTCTAACCCTGATAATCCCAAAGATAGTCCAGAAGTTTTACTATACGATGAACCAACAGCTGGACTTGACCCAATTGCCTCAACAGTGATAGAAGATTTAATCTGTCACTTGCAAATAGCCCAAGGAGTATGTAGTACATATGCCATTGTCACCCACCAAGACAGCACTATCCGTCGCACAGCTGATAGATTAGTGTTTCTTTATCAAGGTAAAGTCCAGTGGCAAGGTACAGTTAGTGAAATAGACAGCACAGACCATCCATTAATCAAACAATTTATGAGTGGCAGTGTGCAAGGGCCCATTCAAGTCGTGGGATAG
- a CDS encoding glutathione peroxidase, with amino-acid sequence MSTTIADISVKTIDGKDLLLNEYLGKVLLIVNVASYCGYTGQYKGLEELYQKYRAQGLEILAFPCNDYGAQEPGTNEEIVQFCTTRYGTNFQLFDKVHAQGSQQHPLYAHLTKAVEPQGNVAWNFEKFLVNKKGEVVARFKSAVSPNDSQLVAAIERELAQ; translated from the coding sequence ATGAGCACCACGATCGCTGACATTTCTGTGAAAACCATTGATGGCAAAGACTTGCTCTTAAACGAATATCTGGGCAAAGTGCTGTTGATTGTCAATGTAGCATCTTATTGTGGCTACACTGGCCAATACAAAGGATTAGAGGAACTATACCAGAAATATCGCGCTCAAGGGCTGGAAATCCTCGCATTTCCTTGCAATGATTACGGCGCGCAGGAACCAGGCACTAATGAAGAAATTGTCCAATTCTGCACCACCCGCTACGGGACAAACTTTCAATTGTTTGATAAAGTACATGCTCAAGGTTCACAACAGCATCCGCTTTATGCCCACCTGACCAAAGCCGTAGAACCGCAGGGCAATGTCGCCTGGAACTTTGAAAAGTTTCTGGTGAATAAAAAAGGAGAAGTTGTAGCCAGATTTAAGAGTGCCGTTTCACCCAACGACTCGCAATTAGTAGCTGCGATCGAGCGAGAATTAGCTCAGTAA